Proteins from a genomic interval of Pseudoalteromonas sp. MEBiC 03607:
- a CDS encoding TonB-dependent receptor: protein MPYFIIAFITLTLLAFKPAHAEQQEHAVLQPPIWLKTSPKLDVLATTQKIQVDSFEHQYLWLPEGHWLEINSELLDKFIMSVGNTQYIQQRIQLERDLLCSNNRCQLPALGHNRIVAIQNRQDEQAEFSALVGHYQTKIDSFKRALKLAKPSILLSSRQGSERFYKFDKGEEVTLYFPDAKKIKLSVRKNMQSLERHGAVYAYVDEVLTAKVNIINNQALEYQDQQVGLVNSDYLAINAGQYLTIRSHTDAYVKITQSHRAIFDDTTANKTKEKLLLPYWLKTANDAMESVYSKYSLNVFSDDVFTHNEPLAVKRHYDLLSLMSTQTLLKGSSVVHASTSSKSVLITELEEQRLVDDQFYPRINKQVRDITSLSQVPLRYDLSSQKRATPWLTFVARSDEDSQLKLTAGGMSWLINIKATQHYQTISVSVPVNHKTMTIQKTTDDVPVIEFAVYARTLTDFPSNEVLYLQPGALDQNSPITAQLVTNHLRKLYSDYLAMIQPYAPARRKVKLLNWQQSMLTAKDLAKSAPLDALAFLKPLTQNPDPSVAEQAWQVKIDILREQHQFHLATSYLEGLYKSTQQKELQQFALRSLLETYQAEQQELKLFALCAGNLNILSECRNILIELATKQQKNRLALWLAHQAEETQIAEQSYTALNYHSLSSTIKAENKQYELLSGAQETLINSQGKLQNTVLSQHMPWQYTALEPVHLSISARTEAKQNGEYQTAWLMADSEYQHKLIPIFSDIPSNTLVVESQQAASVSSTMIVSLQAGETLNLSADQKTFLDVKDISDSLFTRFEYYSDATNKVITGDIMSLIYAYDATQRELLINGLYLLSKKRLNNNEYTQLLQRIATIPASASLTFLQNRIESFGHWQPLDSLVDYAGTRLFDIQSSAQTSFADRFNQFKTHLKNNEGLLIRPFHTLYIDLAQTEGEQIRFVFSFSTAELAQANVANLSIKLANNLKIWSVTEQQSIPFTFNKQELDNNIIALHWLNPYLSQQLKVEAQQYIAGRWRKLDLPTTMLFYSVVPNTPLVATLNADRLIKLEKMNNYSRNERQFFHPAGKIEVKAAELEHVRLYTWELSDLNNKISEFTQAQIPLPDLVTYQAPEQQKIVSEQTSFQSDDLNWQAFILYDQQEIFQSAENIPTRRDIDVGARLRINDENNWYQLEGYYSFSENQTDIMALNGYYSWQDDTTPWYAGAQLQSRWQPSHDGFDSQYALDGSLYVGQKWQRDSTHRHQWQLSPFIRYSSADLNDYLRDDLLNSSVFNFYRENHASGWQGFYQYRYQPWVDNYLNFSVSSSSNDDWTSLDYLRFNTSWNQYYHDHIFQLGIDSYYRFKDENRATATWQYITQFAWQTQINLGDFSHGWLKVRLQQDWVWDNHNISIEFSSGNNQHTGFAPFAHDEIIFPTLQLNHLLEHSDYE from the coding sequence CATGCAGTACTTCAGCCGCCGATTTGGTTAAAAACTTCACCTAAATTAGATGTGCTGGCAACGACACAAAAGATACAAGTTGATTCTTTTGAACACCAATATTTATGGCTACCTGAAGGGCATTGGTTGGAGATCAACTCAGAACTGTTAGATAAGTTCATTATGAGTGTAGGCAACACACAATATATTCAGCAACGGATACAACTGGAACGAGACTTACTGTGTTCTAATAACCGCTGCCAACTTCCGGCCTTAGGCCACAACCGTATTGTGGCAATTCAAAACCGTCAGGATGAACAGGCTGAGTTTTCAGCTTTAGTTGGCCACTATCAAACAAAAATTGATAGCTTTAAACGCGCATTAAAACTTGCCAAACCTTCAATATTACTCTCTTCAAGGCAAGGCAGTGAACGTTTTTATAAATTCGATAAAGGCGAAGAAGTTACTCTTTACTTCCCTGATGCTAAAAAAATTAAGCTTTCTGTTAGAAAAAATATGCAATCACTGGAGCGCCACGGCGCTGTGTATGCCTATGTTGATGAAGTACTCACAGCAAAAGTAAACATCATTAATAACCAAGCTCTTGAATATCAAGATCAACAAGTAGGTCTGGTAAATAGTGACTATTTAGCCATTAATGCAGGGCAATATTTAACGATAAGAAGCCACACAGATGCTTACGTAAAAATAACACAAAGCCATCGAGCTATATTCGATGACACAACAGCTAACAAAACCAAGGAAAAGTTGCTGCTACCTTACTGGTTAAAAACCGCTAATGACGCGATGGAATCAGTTTACAGTAAATATTCCCTCAACGTTTTTAGTGATGACGTATTTACGCACAATGAGCCTTTGGCTGTAAAACGCCATTATGACTTGCTTTCTTTAATGTCTACTCAGACTCTACTAAAAGGCAGCAGCGTAGTGCATGCCTCTACATCATCAAAAAGTGTTCTAATCACTGAGCTTGAAGAACAACGATTAGTTGATGATCAGTTTTATCCTCGCATTAATAAGCAAGTTAGGGATATTACATCACTTTCTCAAGTCCCCCTTCGTTATGACTTATCGAGTCAAAAACGTGCGACCCCTTGGCTTACATTTGTAGCTCGAAGCGATGAAGATAGTCAGTTAAAACTGACAGCTGGTGGCATGAGCTGGTTAATAAATATCAAGGCAACACAACATTACCAAACGATTAGTGTGTCAGTTCCTGTAAACCACAAAACCATGACAATTCAAAAAACTACTGACGACGTTCCCGTTATTGAGTTTGCAGTTTATGCTCGAACACTCACTGATTTTCCTAGTAACGAAGTACTCTACTTACAACCTGGAGCTCTTGATCAGAACAGCCCTATCACAGCTCAACTGGTAACTAACCACTTAAGAAAGTTATATAGTGACTATCTTGCGATGATACAGCCCTATGCGCCAGCAAGGAGAAAAGTTAAGTTACTAAATTGGCAGCAATCTATGCTAACCGCTAAGGATTTAGCTAAATCGGCACCATTAGATGCACTTGCCTTTTTAAAACCATTAACGCAAAACCCCGATCCATCAGTCGCAGAGCAAGCATGGCAAGTTAAAATAGATATTTTACGTGAACAACACCAGTTTCATCTTGCTACGAGTTATTTAGAAGGACTATATAAAAGTACGCAACAAAAGGAATTGCAACAGTTTGCATTAAGATCGCTATTAGAAACTTATCAAGCCGAACAGCAAGAGCTTAAACTGTTTGCGCTATGTGCTGGTAACCTAAATATATTAAGCGAGTGCAGAAATATACTGATCGAACTTGCAACTAAGCAACAGAAAAACCGACTTGCGCTTTGGCTTGCACATCAAGCAGAAGAAACTCAGATTGCCGAACAAAGTTATACGGCTCTAAACTACCATAGTTTGAGCTCTACGATAAAAGCCGAAAATAAACAGTATGAATTACTTTCGGGTGCGCAAGAAACGTTAATAAATTCACAAGGGAAGTTGCAAAACACCGTACTCTCTCAACATATGCCTTGGCAATATACAGCATTAGAACCAGTCCACCTGAGCATAAGTGCACGGACTGAAGCCAAGCAAAATGGCGAGTATCAAACCGCATGGTTAATGGCTGATAGTGAATACCAGCATAAATTAATACCAATCTTTAGTGATATACCTTCAAACACATTGGTCGTTGAAAGCCAACAAGCAGCCTCTGTTTCTTCAACGATGATCGTTAGTCTGCAAGCTGGAGAAACACTTAATTTATCAGCAGATCAGAAGACCTTTCTAGATGTCAAAGATATCTCTGATTCGTTATTTACACGATTTGAGTATTATTCTGATGCTACGAACAAAGTAATCACAGGCGATATTATGTCGCTAATTTATGCTTATGATGCAACACAACGTGAGCTGTTAATTAATGGCCTATATTTATTATCTAAAAAGCGTTTAAACAATAATGAATACACGCAACTATTACAGCGGATCGCTACAATACCCGCCTCCGCTTCATTGACCTTTTTACAAAATAGAATAGAAAGTTTTGGTCACTGGCAACCTCTAGATAGCCTTGTAGATTATGCTGGTACACGCCTTTTCGATATCCAAAGTTCTGCACAAACTAGCTTTGCTGATAGGTTTAACCAATTCAAAACGCATTTAAAAAATAATGAAGGATTATTGATTCGACCATTCCACACACTTTACATAGATTTAGCTCAAACAGAGGGAGAACAAATTCGTTTCGTATTTAGTTTTTCTACTGCAGAGCTGGCTCAAGCTAATGTGGCAAACTTATCTATAAAACTCGCTAACAATTTAAAAATATGGTCAGTTACCGAGCAGCAGAGCATTCCTTTTACATTTAACAAACAAGAGCTAGATAATAACATTATTGCCCTTCACTGGCTTAATCCCTATTTATCTCAGCAACTAAAAGTTGAAGCACAACAATATATTGCAGGTCGTTGGAGAAAGTTAGATTTACCCACAACCATGCTATTTTATTCTGTAGTTCCTAACACACCACTAGTGGCAACGTTGAATGCAGATCGCTTGATTAAATTAGAGAAAATGAATAACTACAGTCGTAACGAACGTCAATTTTTCCACCCAGCAGGAAAAATTGAAGTCAAAGCCGCTGAGCTTGAGCATGTACGCCTTTATACATGGGAACTGAGTGATCTTAACAATAAGATTTCAGAGTTTACTCAAGCGCAAATTCCTTTGCCAGACTTAGTCACTTATCAAGCACCTGAGCAGCAAAAAATAGTAAGTGAGCAAACATCATTTCAAAGTGATGATTTAAATTGGCAAGCTTTCATTCTTTACGATCAACAAGAAATATTTCAGAGCGCTGAAAATATCCCAACGCGACGAGACATTGATGTTGGTGCTCGCTTACGTATTAACGACGAAAACAATTGGTATCAATTAGAAGGCTATTATTCATTTAGTGAAAACCAGACAGACATAATGGCACTTAATGGCTATTATTCATGGCAAGATGATACAACCCCCTGGTATGCGGGTGCGCAACTTCAAAGCCGCTGGCAACCAAGTCATGATGGCTTTGACAGTCAATATGCTCTTGATGGCAGCCTTTATGTTGGGCAAAAATGGCAACGTGACTCAACACATCGCCATCAATGGCAACTGTCACCATTTATTCGCTATAGCAGCGCTGATTTAAACGATTATCTCCGTGACGACTTACTTAATTCAAGTGTGTTCAATTTTTATCGTGAAAACCATGCATCTGGTTGGCAGGGATTTTATCAATACCGCTATCAACCTTGGGTCGACAATTATTTAAATTTTAGTGTTTCATCCAGTTCAAATGATGATTGGACAAGCCTAGATTATTTACGCTTCAACACAAGCTGGAACCAATATTATCATGACCATATTTTCCAACTCGGCATTGATAGTTATTACCGCTTTAAAGATGAAAACCGTGCTACAGCCACTTGGCAATACATCACACAATTTGCTTGGCAAACGCAAATTAATTTAGGTGATTTCTCGCATGGTTGGTTAAAGGTTCGATTACAACAGGATTGGGTATGGGATAACCACAATATAAGTATCGAATTTTCATCAGGTAATAATCAGCATACAGGTTTTGCCCCTTTTGCACATGATGAAATTATATTCCCAACACTTCAGTTAAATCATTTGCTAGAGCACAGTGACTATGAGTAG